A genomic region of Methanobacterium formicicum DSM 3637 contains the following coding sequences:
- a CDS encoding MarR family winged helix-turn-helix transcriptional regulator: MENNFYKWLESPEEMTGILFWKITYLWQREINKNLKDVDLTHSHFALLSGVAWLEKQGDPITQIKLANFTQTNAMVTSKIIRTLEGKGFIGRTSEGKDSRAKYLYITPKGSTTLNKALIIVENTNKEFFKVLGHEKKQFDKNLLNILYSNYDKGE; encoded by the coding sequence ATGGAAAATAACTTTTATAAATGGTTAGAATCGCCTGAAGAAATGACAGGAATTTTATTTTGGAAAATTACTTATTTATGGCAACGTGAAATCAATAAAAATCTTAAAGATGTTGATCTAACTCACAGTCATTTTGCTTTATTATCTGGGGTGGCCTGGCTTGAAAAACAGGGCGACCCAATTACACAAATTAAATTAGCGAATTTTACTCAGACAAATGCCATGGTAACTTCAAAAATTATTAGAACATTAGAAGGTAAGGGATTCATTGGAAGAACGAGTGAAGGGAAGGATTCAAGGGCTAAGTATCTTTACATTACTCCAAAAGGATCCACAACTTTAAACAAAGCTTTAATAATTGTTGAAAATACTAACAAGGAATTTTTTAAAGTACTGGGTCATGAGAAGAAACAATTTGATAAAAACTTATTGAATATCTTGTATTCCAATTACGATAAAGGAGAGTAA
- a CDS encoding PAS domain S-box protein yields MVDEKILLVEDESIEAMDIKHTLESFGYEVPYVATSGEEAVEKALEIMPDLILMDIVLKGDIDGVEAAAMIKDFNIPLIYLTAHSEENTIERAKFTEPQGYIIKPYDVSGLKYAIDLAIYKNQMEREFKESEAYYRTIFEHTGTATVILEEDTTISLVNAKFEKLSGYTREELEGKKSWTDFVVKDDLEKMEEYHRLRRNDPASASVNYDFRFIDKQGNIKNIHLDVDMIPGTKKSVSSLLDITERKKTEMALLESEERYKSIFDKSIDAIYIHDFQGNFVDANPVALSMLGYRKDELENLSFASLLSPQQIPQAFKNINQIKNIGYQKEVSEYKLQKKDGSSIYVETKSSLLSFPGGNHLIQGIARDVTSRKLAEEALKESERSYRAIFENSGIALLTFTNDGTILMFNSEWERLSGYSREEVEGKMKWMQIAHPDYRKKMMEYHQQRIKDPDYAPQKYETVFIKKNGEQRVAYIAVTALSGTQKWLASATDITDLKSIQKKLEKNVLRIRALAEYNVDGIITTDAPGKILYFNKSLLEMFGYSEDELKNREITLLMPERYRENFMKGIKKYQSTGEHRLAGRTIETFGLNKEGHEFPLEMSLTKWEADEKIYFTSIIRDISERKKSEKALLDSEQKYSHLFSSVPVGIGITSLNGKILDVNKVMQDITGYAPEELKNTNFKTSFVTPEDYELLLEELQESGKVRDYEVTLKRKGERIYHALLNSELIEIGGDEVILITVRDITERKETEQCLINSEKRYRKLYSSMNEGLAVHEVLYDDANIPVDYEIIDVNNAYEKILGIKKKEILGKKASEIYGAGKAPYVEVYSEVAETGNPAHFETYFEPMDKHFNISVFSPSKGTFATVFEDITSRKKAEEKIKKSLEEKEVLLREIHHRVKNNMQILSSLLNLQIQYEDLDETIGVLKDSQGRVKSMAMIHEKLYQSSNFSNINFKEYLERLVSGIFYSYEITTGDIGSDIDIEDVNLSIDTAIPLGLIINELVTNSVKYAFPQGEGTVSIQLKSLPEQMELTVADNGIGLPENIDIQNPKTLGLQLVKSLTEQLDGDIRVESSNGTVFRITFNELNYKERI; encoded by the coding sequence ATGGTGGATGAGAAAATTCTTCTGGTAGAAGATGAAAGCATAGAAGCCATGGATATTAAGCATACATTGGAATCCTTTGGTTATGAAGTTCCTTATGTTGCTACCAGTGGTGAAGAAGCGGTAGAGAAAGCTTTAGAAATCATGCCCGATCTTATTTTGATGGACATAGTTTTAAAGGGCGATATTGATGGAGTCGAAGCTGCAGCTATGATTAAAGACTTTAATATACCTCTCATCTATTTAACTGCTCATTCTGAAGAAAATACAATTGAAAGAGCCAAGTTCACAGAACCACAGGGGTACATAATCAAGCCCTATGATGTAAGTGGACTTAAATATGCTATTGACCTGGCAATTTACAAAAATCAGATGGAAAGAGAATTTAAAGAGTCAGAAGCATATTACAGAACAATTTTTGAGCACACTGGAACTGCAACAGTTATCCTCGAGGAAGATACAACTATTTCACTGGTCAATGCAAAATTTGAAAAGCTCAGTGGCTACACCAGGGAAGAATTAGAGGGTAAAAAAAGCTGGACTGATTTTGTGGTGAAGGATGATCTTGAAAAAATGGAAGAATATCATCGTCTTCGCAGGAATGATCCTGCTTCTGCCTCAGTAAATTATGATTTCAGGTTCATTGATAAGCAGGGTAATATTAAAAACATCCATTTAGATGTTGACATGATACCCGGCACTAAAAAGAGTGTATCCTCTCTTCTGGATATCACCGAACGTAAAAAGACTGAAATGGCATTACTTGAAAGTGAAGAACGATATAAATCAATCTTTGATAAATCCATTGATGCAATCTACATCCATGATTTCCAGGGGAATTTTGTTGATGCCAACCCTGTTGCTCTTTCGATGCTCGGTTACAGGAAAGATGAACTGGAAAACTTGAGTTTTGCTTCCCTGTTATCTCCCCAACAAATCCCACAAGCATTCAAGAACATTAACCAGATCAAAAATATTGGTTATCAAAAGGAAGTCTCTGAGTATAAGCTCCAGAAAAAAGACGGTAGTTCGATTTATGTAGAAACCAAGAGTTCTCTACTCAGCTTTCCCGGGGGAAACCATCTAATTCAGGGTATTGCAAGGGACGTAACTAGTCGTAAGCTGGCAGAAGAAGCATTGAAAGAGAGTGAAAGGAGTTACAGGGCCATATTTGAAAATAGTGGAATTGCTCTTTTGACTTTCACAAACGATGGCACCATCCTCATGTTTAACTCTGAATGGGAACGACTCAGTGGTTATTCCCGTGAAGAGGTGGAAGGTAAAATGAAATGGATGCAAATTGCCCATCCAGACTACCGGAAAAAGATGATGGAGTATCACCAGCAGAGAATAAAAGATCCTGACTATGCACCCCAGAAATATGAAACAGTTTTTATTAAAAAAAATGGAGAACAAAGGGTGGCGTATATCGCAGTTACTGCTCTTTCCGGTACCCAAAAGTGGCTAGCATCGGCCACAGACATTACAGATCTTAAAAGCATCCAAAAAAAACTGGAAAAAAACGTTCTACGTATCCGTGCTTTGGCTGAATACAATGTCGATGGAATAATAACCACGGATGCCCCTGGTAAAATTTTATATTTCAACAAAAGCCTGCTTGAAATGTTCGGTTATTCTGAGGATGAATTAAAAAACAGAGAAATTACCCTGTTAATGCCAGAAAGATACCGGGAAAATTTCATGAAAGGTATTAAAAAATACCAGTCAACAGGAGAACACCGTCTAGCAGGACGAACCATAGAAACATTTGGACTTAATAAGGAGGGCCATGAATTTCCCCTTGAAATGTCCCTGACCAAATGGGAAGCAGATGAAAAAATATACTTCACATCAATCATAAGAGACATAAGTGAACGTAAAAAGTCAGAAAAAGCCCTTTTAGATAGTGAACAAAAATACAGTCATTTATTTAGCAGCGTTCCGGTGGGAATTGGTATTACCAGTTTAAATGGTAAAATTCTTGACGTCAATAAAGTTATGCAGGATATAACTGGCTATGCTCCTGAAGAATTGAAAAATACAAATTTTAAAACTTCCTTTGTCACACCTGAAGACTATGAACTTTTATTAGAAGAATTACAAGAATCGGGTAAGGTTCGGGATTATGAAGTTACACTTAAAAGAAAAGGCGAAAGGATTTATCATGCCCTCCTAAATTCAGAATTAATTGAAATTGGAGGGGATGAAGTTATTCTTATCACTGTCCGAGATATCACTGAAAGAAAAGAGACAGAACAATGTCTTATTAATAGTGAAAAACGTTACAGGAAACTTTATTCTTCCATGAACGAAGGATTAGCTGTTCATGAAGTACTTTATGATGATGCAAATATTCCAGTAGATTATGAAATAATAGATGTCAACAATGCATATGAAAAAATCTTGGGAATTAAAAAGAAAGAAATCCTGGGGAAAAAAGCATCAGAGATTTATGGAGCTGGAAAAGCACCCTATGTTGAAGTTTACTCAGAAGTGGCTGAAACAGGAAATCCAGCTCACTTTGAAACCTACTTTGAACCAATGGATAAACACTTTAACATATCAGTCTTTTCACCATCAAAAGGAACATTTGCAACGGTATTTGAAGATATTACCTCTCGTAAAAAGGCAGAAGAAAAAATAAAAAAATCTTTGGAAGAAAAAGAGGTACTGCTCCGGGAAATCCATCATCGTGTTAAGAATAATATGCAGATTCTCTCCAGTTTACTGAATCTGCAGATACAGTATGAGGATTTGGATGAAACTATAGGTGTTTTGAAGGATAGTCAGGGTCGAGTGAAGAGCATGGCCATGATCCACGAGAAATTATATCAATCATCCAATTTCTCCAACATCAACTTCAAAGAGTATTTGGAGAGGCTTGTTTCTGGTATCTTCTATTCCTACGAGATCACCACCGGAGATATTGGATCAGACATAGATATTGAGGATGTTAATTTAAGTATTGACACTGCCATACCATTGGGGCTCATCATCAATGAGCTGGTGACCAACAGTGTAAAATACGCCTTTCCCCAAGGTGAAGGAACAGTATCCATCCAACTAAAATCCCTCCCGGAACAAATGGAGCTCACAGTTGCAGATAATGGAATAGGCTTACCTGAGAATATTGATATTCAAAACCCAAAAACACTCGGTCTTCAGTTAGTCAAAAGTTTAACTGAACAATTAGATGGGGATATACGGGTTGAAAGCTCTAATGGAACTGTATTTAGGATTACTTTTAACGAGTTGAATTACAAAGAAAGAATTTAA
- a CDS encoding phosphatase PAP2 family protein has product MHDVLLAGILNQNVNLFYMINGGMDNIVFDFIMPLITNFGSIIAWVVICGLLFVFGGVKGKKVAVLGLVALFVSNAIVYSLKFIIAEPRPFLTLPNVDLLVYENGSYSFPSGHTASSFAAAVVIGLKYKFNFRGKSYGLIYPLLAFAGVVGFSRIYVGVHYPLDVAFGALIGILSALIVLKLENTALADKLPGVNS; this is encoded by the coding sequence ATGCATGACGTTTTATTAGCTGGAATACTCAATCAAAATGTAAATCTTTTCTACATGATTAATGGTGGGATGGATAACATTGTATTTGATTTTATAATGCCATTAATCACTAATTTTGGAAGTATCATAGCTTGGGTTGTTATTTGCGGGTTGTTATTTGTCTTCGGTGGTGTGAAAGGGAAGAAGGTAGCTGTACTAGGATTGGTTGCTCTATTTGTTAGTAATGCTATCGTCTATTCATTGAAATTTATAATAGCTGAACCTAGACCTTTCCTGACTCTGCCTAATGTTGATCTTTTAGTTTATGAAAATGGATCTTATTCTTTCCCTTCTGGCCACACTGCATCATCATTTGCAGCTGCTGTGGTAATAGGGCTGAAATACAAATTTAATTTCAGAGGAAAAAGTTATGGTTTGATTTATCCGTTATTAGCTTTTGCAGGAGTTGTAGGGTTTTCCCGGATATACGTTGGTGTTCATTATCCTTTAGATGTTGCCTTTGGTGCGTTAATAGGAATATTATCTGCTCTAATAGTTCTGAAACTGGAGAATACTGCTTTGGCAGACAAATTGCCGGGAGTAAATAGTTAG
- a CDS encoding SHOCT domain-containing protein: MPCNDNSKYGTVILKDKGVCIKLRSNNPFSNDSNSELIKYTDILSVRYDKGFTLSRWPKLYIETSTISKKISINVAERDLLKQFVDELNSHIQEIKTQEKPPEQSLGEKLKEAKELLDIGALSQEEFDEIKQRYLKEF; the protein is encoded by the coding sequence TTGCCCTGTAATGATAATTCGAAATACGGGACTGTTATATTAAAAGATAAAGGAGTTTGCATTAAATTAAGAAGCAACAATCCATTTTCAAATGATTCAAATAGTGAATTAATTAAATACACTGATATATTAAGTGTTCGTTACGATAAAGGGTTTACTCTGTCCAGGTGGCCCAAATTATACATTGAAACTTCCACAATTTCTAAAAAAATTAGTATAAACGTTGCTGAGAGAGACCTGTTAAAACAGTTTGTGGATGAGTTGAATTCTCATATTCAGGAGATTAAAACTCAAGAAAAACCCCCTGAACAAAGTTTGGGGGAGAAATTAAAAGAGGCTAAAGAACTACTGGATATTGGGGCTCTCAGTCAGGAAGAATTTGATGAAATTAAACAGAGATATTTAAAGGAATTTTAA
- a CDS encoding MFS transporter: MIALVTLILVAAVANLNLSVANVALPSIGFAFNASQVQINLVAVGYSLGLAASVLWFGALGDHHGRKLMLIIGTLLAIPSSLIAGFAPSVEILIAARILGGLAAGMAYPTTLALIAALWSGTKRTKSIALWSAIGAAIAALGPLLSGYLLTFADWGSVFRITLPLAVVALIMAIKFIPNHINETKARVDNVGGILSLVVLGTLILAINFAPVPNSGSLILSFLIIAAASGILFIKRQLSVENPLYDLKVARRSIFWVAASAGIIVFGALMGAMYIGQQFLQNVLGYSTLDSGLAILPAALLMIIVAPQSAKLVESRGSRFTLLAGYVFCLLGFLTMLILWQDHIPYWKVGLAYAFVGIGVGLAGTPASHSLTGSVPVKRVGMASGTADLQRDFGGAIMTSIFGALLTAGYARSIASQIDNLPASAQEQITTSIEVTLQKSFSSAAALAQQNPQYSSQIITAAKYSFLAGDHWAYFAGMIAILIGAAIVFFKFPKKEEEEKLLTQYQEADTEN, from the coding sequence ATGATAGCTCTAGTTACCCTCATTCTGGTAGCTGCAGTTGCAAACCTGAATTTATCCGTGGCTAACGTGGCACTTCCTTCCATAGGTTTTGCTTTTAATGCTTCACAGGTTCAGATTAATCTGGTGGCAGTAGGTTACTCCCTGGGCCTGGCTGCTTCAGTTTTATGGTTCGGTGCCTTGGGTGATCACCACGGCCGAAAACTGATGCTAATAATAGGTACCCTGCTGGCCATACCATCATCTTTAATTGCTGGTTTTGCACCATCTGTTGAGATCCTGATTGCTGCCCGTATCCTTGGAGGTTTAGCTGCAGGAATGGCTTATCCAACAACTTTAGCACTCATAGCTGCTTTGTGGTCCGGAACAAAAAGAACAAAATCCATCGCCTTATGGTCGGCTATAGGTGCTGCCATTGCCGCCCTTGGACCTTTACTCTCCGGATATTTATTAACATTTGCTGATTGGGGTTCTGTATTTCGAATTACACTACCCCTCGCTGTGGTAGCCCTGATCATGGCGATTAAGTTCATTCCAAATCACATTAACGAGACAAAGGCCCGTGTTGATAATGTTGGAGGAATACTGTCTCTTGTTGTTCTGGGAACATTGATTCTGGCCATTAACTTCGCCCCAGTACCTAACTCCGGAAGTCTGATACTTAGTTTCCTAATCATCGCTGCTGCTTCAGGAATCTTATTTATAAAACGCCAGCTCAGTGTAGAAAATCCCCTCTATGATCTTAAAGTTGCTAGGCGCAGCATCTTCTGGGTAGCAGCAAGTGCGGGGATAATAGTTTTCGGGGCTTTAATGGGTGCTATGTACATTGGTCAGCAGTTTTTACAGAACGTTCTGGGCTATTCCACTCTGGATTCTGGACTTGCGATTTTACCGGCAGCATTGCTCATGATCATTGTAGCACCACAATCTGCCAAACTGGTTGAGTCCCGTGGATCCAGATTTACACTCCTTGCCGGTTATGTGTTCTGTTTACTGGGATTTTTGACCATGCTAATTTTATGGCAGGATCACATCCCCTACTGGAAAGTGGGGTTGGCTTATGCTTTTGTTGGAATTGGGGTGGGATTAGCCGGAACTCCGGCTTCCCATTCCCTCACTGGTTCTGTTCCCGTGAAAAGGGTGGGTATGGCCTCGGGAACCGCAGACCTGCAGCGTGATTTTGGTGGTGCAATAATGACTTCCATATTTGGAGCGCTACTTACAGCCGGTTATGCCCGATCAATTGCCTCACAAATTGACAATTTACCCGCCTCTGCCCAAGAGCAAATAACCACCAGCATAGAAGTGACACTTCAAAAATCATTCTCCAGTGCTGCAGCCCTGGCACAGCAGAATCCACAATATTCCAGCCAGATCATCACTGCTGCAAAATATTCATTTTTAGCAGGAGATCACTGGGCCTACTTTGCAGGGATGATTGCCATCCTAATTGGAGCGGCCATAGTATTCTTCAAGTTTCCAAAAAAAGAGGAAGAGGAAAAATTACTCACCCAGTACCAGGAAGCTGACACTGAAAACTAA
- a CDS encoding PsbP-related protein, producing MDNVYKTESTGIKHFESEGISFNSSINWSFYKMENETSGDYLFSISKGTDENMDFIHFYEGAYNRTLSEYISSEKKEIPLRNWTITSEKELTVDGLPAYQISALNQENNPLIKTWLIKDGTMYTIYAVPGSGKNLTSIEKDLEIVTSTFHVL from the coding sequence CTGGATAATGTATATAAAACCGAATCTACTGGTATAAAACATTTTGAGAGTGAAGGCATATCTTTTAATTCTTCTATCAATTGGTCTTTTTATAAAATGGAAAATGAAACATCAGGGGATTACTTGTTTTCCATAAGTAAAGGAACCGATGAAAATATGGACTTTATTCATTTCTACGAAGGTGCCTATAATCGTACTTTATCCGAATACATTAGTTCGGAAAAGAAGGAAATTCCACTCAGGAACTGGACCATAACATCCGAAAAAGAACTTACTGTAGATGGTCTTCCAGCGTATCAAATTTCAGCACTTAATCAAGAAAATAATCCACTGATAAAAACATGGTTAATTAAAGATGGAACCATGTACACGATTTATGCTGTCCCGGGTTCCGGTAAAAATCTTACCAGCATTGAAAAAGATCTTGAAATTGTAACCAGCACTTTCCATGTACTATGA